The following are encoded together in the Streptomyces flavofungini genome:
- a CDS encoding PP2C family protein-serine/threonine phosphatase, translating into MAVRREGRERREQRARRAEAETFPARMKKRLHRARIGLRKSGVDYFRGDGSDWVALAALLLTVPVITACTIVNPVWFAPAALVLPIVAGGLLLRPSSLLGLYAASAAALIVESVQLGPYTEGPARVTPGTVLTVAACGFFGLLIAQFRSRVGVPWRGGGTMLFDLRERIRVQSKLPKLPRGWHREMALRPAGGQSFSGDFVVAARTNGGRTLEVVLTDVSGKGMDAGSRALLLSGAFGGLLGSLPPHAFLPAANGYLLRQDWDEGFATSIHLVLDLETGDYELLSAGHLPALQLSAGTGRWEEKSGEGPLLGVYDGAQFDPVKGSLRPGDVLMLFTDGIVEAADRDIAEGIDRLTGEADRYVPGGFHGAAWHLIEAVAKDVNDDRALLLICRDA; encoded by the coding sequence AGGGCGCGAGCGACGCGAGCAGCGTGCGCGGCGCGCCGAAGCCGAGACGTTCCCGGCCCGCATGAAGAAGCGGCTGCACCGGGCGCGCATAGGGCTGCGCAAATCCGGTGTCGACTATTTCCGGGGCGACGGCTCCGACTGGGTGGCGCTCGCCGCACTCCTCTTGACCGTCCCTGTCATCACCGCGTGCACGATCGTCAACCCGGTGTGGTTCGCGCCCGCCGCGCTCGTGCTGCCCATCGTCGCCGGCGGGCTGCTCCTGCGCCCCTCCAGCCTCCTCGGCCTGTACGCCGCCTCCGCGGCCGCCCTCATCGTGGAGTCCGTGCAGCTCGGCCCCTACACGGAAGGGCCCGCCCGGGTCACCCCCGGCACCGTCCTCACCGTCGCCGCCTGCGGTTTCTTCGGGCTCCTCATCGCCCAGTTCCGCAGCCGCGTCGGCGTGCCCTGGCGGGGCGGCGGCACCATGCTCTTCGACCTGCGCGAGCGGATCCGGGTGCAGAGCAAGCTCCCCAAGCTGCCGCGCGGCTGGCACCGGGAGATGGCCCTGCGGCCCGCCGGGGGCCAGTCCTTCTCCGGCGACTTCGTCGTCGCCGCCCGCACCAACGGGGGGCGCACCCTCGAAGTCGTCCTCACCGACGTCTCCGGCAAGGGCATGGACGCCGGGTCGCGGGCGCTGCTCCTGTCCGGCGCCTTCGGCGGCCTCCTCGGGTCGCTGCCGCCGCACGCCTTCCTGCCCGCCGCCAACGGGTACCTGCTCCGGCAGGACTGGGACGAGGGCTTCGCCACCTCCATCCACCTCGTCCTCGACCTGGAGACCGGCGACTACGAACTCCTCTCCGCCGGGCATCTGCCCGCCCTCCAGCTCAGCGCCGGGACCGGCCGCTGGGAGGAGAAGTCCGGCGAGGGCCCCCTCCTCGGCGTCTACGACGGCGCCCAGTTCGACCCCGTCAAGGGGTCCCTGCGCCCCGGCGACGTCCTCATGCTCTTCACCGACGGCATCGTCGAAGCCGCCGACCGCGACATCGCCGAAGGCATCGACCGCCTCACCGGCGAGGCCGACCGCTACGTCCCCGGCGGCTTCCACGGCGCCGCGTGGCACCTCATCGAGGCGGTCGCCAAGGACGTCAACGACGATCGGGCGCTGCTGCTGATCTGCCGCGACGCGTGA
- a CDS encoding ABC transporter ATP-binding protein, with protein MGLRKKKRQQRDESATDQHAGTTATASDWAVELRAVRRQYGRGSGAVHALRGIDLALPRGSFTAVMGPSGSGKSTFLQCAAGLDRPTDGSVRLGGTEITGMSENKLTALRRTRLGFVFQAFNLLPSLTVEQNVLLPMRLAGHRPDRRKAAEMLSRVGLGDKGGRRPGQLSGGQQQRVAIARALVTAPDVIFADEPTGALDTTTAGEILNLLRSAVNGMGATVVMVTHDPAAAAHADRTLFLADGAIVDHLQGASAALIADRMTTLTRAAAPAYAGAAA; from the coding sequence ATGGGGCTGCGCAAGAAGAAGCGGCAGCAGCGAGACGAGTCCGCCACGGACCAGCACGCGGGCACGACCGCGACGGCGTCCGACTGGGCCGTGGAGCTGCGCGCCGTGCGCCGCCAGTACGGCCGCGGCTCCGGCGCCGTGCACGCCCTGCGGGGCATAGACCTGGCCCTGCCGCGGGGCAGCTTCACCGCGGTGATGGGCCCCTCCGGCTCGGGCAAGTCCACGTTCCTGCAGTGCGCGGCGGGCCTGGACCGCCCGACGGACGGCAGCGTCCGCCTCGGCGGCACGGAGATCACGGGGATGAGCGAGAACAAGCTGACGGCCCTGCGCCGCACCCGCCTGGGCTTCGTGTTCCAGGCGTTCAACCTGCTCCCGTCGCTCACGGTCGAGCAGAACGTCCTGCTCCCGATGCGCCTCGCGGGCCACCGCCCGGACCGCCGCAAGGCCGCCGAGATGCTGTCCCGGGTGGGCCTGGGCGACAAGGGCGGGCGCCGCCCCGGCCAGCTCTCCGGCGGCCAGCAGCAGCGCGTGGCCATCGCCCGCGCCCTGGTGACCGCGCCGGACGTGATCTTCGCGGACGAGCCGACCGGCGCCCTGGACACGACCACGGCGGGCGAGATCCTGAACCTGCTGCGCTCGGCCGTGAACGGCATGGGCGCCACGGTCGTCATGGTCACGCACGACCCGGCCGCGGCGGCGCACGCCGACCGCACCCTGTTCCTCGCCGACGGCGCCATCGTCGACCACCTGCAGGGCGCGTCGGCCGCCCTGATCGCCGACCGGATGACGACGCTGACGAGGGCCGCGGCCCCCGCGTACGCGGGAGCGGCGGCATGA
- a CDS encoding ABC transporter permease gives MSFVPNGLARAAVRFKPAAFVGTFVALAMAAFIVSACGILLETGLRASVPPVRYSGAPVVAAADQKSHYEAGSGDDRSDNGAPVPDRARLADSLVAKAASAPGARTAVADVTFPVKQGKDALTAHGWGSTAFTGEKLTAGRAPGAGDVVLAGTGARVGERVTLTTADGPRDFRVSGVSGGKAPTAWFADSEAVRFSGHPGRVDAIAVLPKDGVTDDVLKSQVAKALGDKAEVHTGDGRGGAEDPGLTEAEELLTGLGGSFGGIAAMVAVFTAAGTVALSVGQRAREFALLRAIGTTPRQIRRTVATETLLVAPLAGALGCLPGIALANWWFGQLKDKGAVPEAVDLSVSFIPFAAAVGTAVVTALFAGMMAARRPARIKPGQALSEASVERLRPGWIRTPLGAAAAVGGVVLAGVAANTSGDDAANAALGVVMLFMLAVALLGPLVARACAGLFGLPMRGAGAPAALAAANSRSNARRMASAITPIVLAMAFASTLVFMHTSENKVAQNQQRDGITADHIVASRTGFDATAVREATGPGSGSAVGLLKTSVLLPMGSGGDRYLQSASTQAVTGTAADLAKVQDLGVESGRIDLGKGKVALDANLARNAHLKVGDRVELRLPDGTKARPEVSATYERGLGLSQVTLGGAEMKRHVTSAFDTEIWAKGSSAAALKHLASQGTVLDRDDYTTAQSKDRAVQAWANTTMAAVLGGFAAVAAANTLVMTVLDRRRELGTLRLIGSTRRQVLRMVRWEALLVTCAGVVIGTAIALATLVPMVRGLTGESPYIPPLLYAAFAGSAVVLGLVATTVPARAALGSSA, from the coding sequence ATGAGCTTCGTACCCAACGGACTGGCCCGCGCGGCCGTCCGCTTCAAGCCCGCCGCCTTCGTGGGGACGTTCGTCGCCCTCGCGATGGCCGCCTTCATCGTGTCCGCGTGCGGCATCCTCCTGGAGACCGGCCTGCGCGCCTCCGTACCACCGGTGCGCTACTCCGGCGCCCCCGTGGTGGCCGCCGCCGACCAGAAGTCCCACTACGAGGCCGGCAGCGGCGACGACCGCAGCGACAACGGCGCGCCGGTCCCCGACCGCGCCCGCCTCGCCGACTCCCTGGTGGCGAAGGCGGCCTCGGCGCCCGGCGCGCGTACCGCCGTCGCCGACGTCACCTTCCCCGTCAAGCAGGGCAAGGACGCACTGACCGCGCACGGCTGGGGCTCCACCGCCTTCACCGGCGAGAAGCTGACGGCGGGCCGCGCGCCCGGCGCCGGGGACGTGGTGCTCGCGGGCACCGGGGCCCGCGTCGGCGAGCGCGTCACGCTCACCACGGCGGACGGTCCGCGGGACTTCCGGGTCTCCGGCGTCTCGGGCGGCAAGGCCCCCACGGCGTGGTTCGCGGACTCCGAGGCGGTCCGGTTCTCCGGGCACCCCGGCCGCGTCGACGCCATCGCCGTGCTGCCCAAGGACGGCGTCACCGACGACGTGCTCAAGTCCCAGGTCGCCAAGGCCCTCGGCGACAAGGCCGAGGTGCACACCGGCGACGGCCGCGGCGGCGCCGAGGACCCGGGCCTCACCGAGGCCGAGGAGCTCCTCACCGGCCTCGGCGGCTCCTTCGGCGGCATCGCCGCGATGGTCGCCGTGTTCACCGCCGCCGGCACCGTCGCCCTCTCCGTGGGGCAGCGGGCCCGTGAGTTCGCGCTGCTGCGCGCCATCGGGACGACGCCGCGCCAGATCCGCCGCACCGTCGCCACGGAGACGCTCCTGGTGGCCCCGCTCGCGGGCGCCCTGGGCTGCCTGCCGGGCATCGCCCTGGCGAACTGGTGGTTCGGGCAGCTGAAGGACAAGGGCGCGGTCCCGGAGGCCGTCGACCTGTCCGTGTCGTTCATCCCGTTCGCCGCCGCCGTCGGCACGGCCGTCGTCACCGCCCTGTTCGCCGGGATGATGGCCGCGCGCCGCCCGGCCCGCATCAAGCCGGGCCAGGCCCTGAGCGAGGCCTCCGTGGAGCGGCTGCGGCCCGGCTGGATCCGTACGCCCCTCGGTGCCGCCGCGGCCGTCGGCGGTGTGGTCCTCGCGGGCGTCGCCGCCAACACCAGCGGCGACGACGCGGCGAACGCGGCCCTCGGCGTCGTCATGCTCTTCATGCTCGCCGTGGCGCTGCTCGGGCCGCTGGTGGCGCGGGCCTGCGCGGGCCTGTTCGGCCTGCCGATGCGCGGCGCGGGCGCCCCCGCGGCGCTCGCCGCGGCCAACTCCCGCAGCAACGCCCGCCGGATGGCGTCCGCGATCACGCCCATCGTGCTCGCGATGGCGTTCGCCTCCACGCTCGTCTTCATGCACACCTCCGAGAACAAGGTGGCTCAGAACCAGCAGCGCGACGGCATCACGGCGGACCACATCGTGGCGTCGAGGACGGGCTTCGACGCGACGGCGGTACGCGAGGCCACCGGGCCCGGCAGCGGCTCGGCCGTCGGCCTCCTGAAGACCTCCGTGCTGCTGCCCATGGGCTCGGGCGGCGACCGCTACCTGCAGTCGGCGAGCACGCAGGCCGTCACCGGCACGGCCGCGGACCTAGCCAAGGTGCAGGACCTGGGCGTCGAGTCCGGCCGGATCGACCTCGGCAAGGGGAAGGTCGCCCTGGACGCGAACCTCGCCCGCAACGCCCACCTGAAGGTCGGCGACCGCGTCGAACTGCGGCTGCCCGACGGCACGAAGGCCCGGCCCGAGGTCTCCGCGACGTACGAGCGCGGGCTCGGCCTGTCCCAAGTGACCCTGGGCGGCGCCGAGATGAAGCGGCACGTCACGTCGGCGTTCGACACGGAGATCTGGGCGAAGGGCTCCTCCGCCGCGGCGCTGAAGCACCTGGCGTCCCAGGGCACGGTCCTCGACCGCGACGACTACACCACCGCCCAGTCCAAGGACCGCGCGGTGCAGGCCTGGGCGAACACCACCATGGCGGCCGTCCTCGGCGGCTTCGCGGCCGTCGCCGCCGCCAACACCCTGGTGATGACGGTCCTGGACCGGCGGCGCGAGCTGGGCACGCTGCGCCTGATCGGCTCCACCCGGCGCCAGGTCCTGCGGATGGTGCGCTGGGAGGCGCTGCTCGTGACCTGCGCGGGCGTCGTCATCGGCACCGCCATCGCGCTGGCCACGCTGGTCCCGATGGTGAGGGGCCTCACCGGCGAGAGTCCCTACATCCCGCCGCTGCTCTACGCGGCCTTCGCGGGGTCGGCCGTGGTGCTCGGCCTGGTGGCCACGACGGTGCCCGCGCGGGCGGCGCTGGGGTCGTCGGCCTGA
- a CDS encoding HD domain-containing protein has protein sequence MTLMTLAEVEAVARRAHAGRTDKAGRPYAEHLAAVAEGTRARGGSPEQIAAAWLHDAIEDDALTPDWLAAAALAPATKAIVLALSKRPGEAPEAYAARIRATPGAVLVKEADLAHNADPGRLAVLDETTRTRLAAKYAHMRALLSEA, from the coding sequence ATGACGCTGATGACCCTAGCTGAGGTGGAGGCGGTGGCCCGGCGGGCGCACGCCGGGCGGACGGACAAGGCGGGGCGGCCCTACGCCGAGCATCTGGCGGCGGTCGCCGAGGGGACGCGGGCGCGGGGCGGCTCACCGGAGCAGATCGCGGCGGCGTGGCTGCACGACGCGATCGAGGACGACGCGCTGACGCCGGACTGGCTGGCGGCGGCTGCCCTCGCCCCGGCCACGAAGGCCATCGTCCTCGCCCTCAGCAAGCGGCCCGGCGAGGCCCCGGAGGCGTACGCCGCCCGGATCCGCGCGACCCCCGGCGCTGTCCTCGTCAAGGAGGCCGACCTGGCCCACAACGCGGATCCGGGCCGCCTCGCCGTACTGGACGAGACGACCCGGACCCGCCTGGCGGCGAAGTACGCGCACATGCGCGCGCTGCTGTCAGAGGCCTGA
- a CDS encoding acyltransferase family protein, with protein sequence MTNSAQPHGRHRAPLPPLQSAGQEPVPGMPSPRVPQSAAATATTPRQTGRHSAPTVPPTARAHQSPHPSPAPAVPTAARPADGAAEPAKQRDAFFDNAKYLAIVLVAMAHAWEPLTDHSRTAEALYMTVYTFHMPAFILISGYFSRSFDMRPDRLKRLVTGVAVPYVIFEVAYTFFKRWADDDPTQPISLLDPWYLTWFLIALFVWRLTTPLWKVVRWPVPLALAIAVLAVVSPDIGDDLDLQRVLQFMPFFVLGLFIKPEHFQLVRRREVRVLSVPIFACAVALAYWAAPKMTSVWFYRRDSAQELGVPWWVGVVMTLALFGCSVLLTACFFAWVPRRRMWFTVLGAGTLYGYLLHGFLAKGSRFWDWFDANPWLYEPAGEVIVTVIAAAVVTLLCTPPVRRVFRFAMEPKMEWAFRRDAAALARERGASR encoded by the coding sequence GTGACGAACTCCGCTCAGCCACACGGGCGGCACCGGGCGCCACTGCCTCCCCTGCAGTCCGCCGGGCAGGAGCCGGTCCCCGGAATGCCGAGCCCCCGCGTCCCCCAGTCTGCCGCGGCCACGGCCACCACCCCCCGCCAGACCGGCCGCCACTCCGCCCCGACCGTTCCCCCCACGGCCCGCGCGCACCAGAGCCCCCACCCCTCCCCCGCGCCCGCGGTACCCACCGCCGCCCGCCCCGCCGACGGCGCGGCCGAGCCCGCCAAACAGCGCGACGCGTTCTTCGACAACGCCAAGTACCTGGCGATCGTGCTCGTCGCGATGGCGCACGCGTGGGAGCCGCTGACGGATCACAGCCGCACCGCCGAAGCGCTGTACATGACCGTCTACACCTTCCACATGCCGGCGTTCATCCTGATCTCCGGCTACTTCTCGCGCAGCTTCGACATGCGCCCCGACCGGCTCAAGCGGCTCGTGACCGGTGTCGCCGTGCCGTACGTGATCTTCGAGGTGGCGTACACCTTCTTCAAGCGGTGGGCCGACGACGATCCGACGCAGCCGATCAGCCTGCTCGACCCCTGGTACCTGACGTGGTTCCTGATCGCCCTGTTCGTGTGGCGGCTGACCACTCCGCTGTGGAAGGTCGTGCGCTGGCCGGTGCCGCTCGCCCTGGCCATCGCCGTGCTCGCCGTGGTCTCGCCCGACATCGGCGACGACCTGGATCTCCAGCGCGTCCTGCAGTTCATGCCGTTCTTCGTGCTCGGCCTGTTCATCAAGCCCGAGCACTTCCAGCTGGTGCGCCGCCGCGAGGTGCGCGTCCTGTCGGTGCCGATCTTCGCGTGCGCGGTGGCGCTCGCCTACTGGGCCGCCCCGAAGATGACGTCCGTGTGGTTCTACCGGCGCGACAGCGCCCAGGAACTCGGCGTCCCGTGGTGGGTCGGCGTGGTCATGACGCTCGCCCTGTTCGGCTGCTCGGTGCTGCTCACGGCGTGCTTCTTCGCCTGGGTGCCGCGCCGGAGGATGTGGTTCACGGTCCTCGGCGCCGGCACGCTGTACGGCTATCTGCTGCACGGCTTCCTCGCCAAGGGATCCCGGTTCTGGGACTGGTTCGACGCCAACCCCTGGCTGTACGAGCCCGCCGGTGAGGTGATCGTGACGGTGATCGCGGCCGCCGTGGTCACGCTCCTGTGCACGCCACCGGTGCGGCGCGTGTTCCGCTTCGCCATGGAGCCCAAGATGGAGTGGGCCTTCCGTCGCGACGCGGCCGCGCTGGCCCGCGAGCGGGGTGCGTCGCGCTGA
- a CDS encoding serine/threonine-protein kinase, which yields MALRETDPRRIGGCPIEDRLGSGGMGVVYLARSASGRRLAVKVVHGQYADDPEFRARFRREVAAARQVSGAFTAPVVDADADAASPWMATLYIPGEDLGTHVRRAGPLPPDRLLELAAGLTEALRDIHRVGVVHRDLKPANVMLAEDGPRVIDFGVSRAAEALAGDALTQTGRVMGTPPYMSPEQLTSPRDVGPASDIFSLGSVLTYAATGRGPFDAVSPYETATGVVESTPELDRVPVELRPFVTQCLAKHPKERPTPDELLALLRGEPVPPRPPQTPEAALATRPRKRRRLLLAASVGGLLLAVLGAWTGIRLLDGDTPSSDLPPGWQSWQARVKLAPESTASASFTRCVAARGGLVCAGDDVQAARFSLTTGKVGWKQPVNGTEPEGMWSGLGNIIGTSADRRQVYVYRSHETKKSADTVVARYEIQARDVRTGKLRWKHTTTHGESALAPDPAPDIGGAVATKHGILTLTGAENSAYALLVPGRDKPVWQRKLPADQGCNVRAVGGRGYLVCVPPGPDGAAVTTRVSLVDPRDGRPLWTAEARGELYFVGRAGDGLVFVREPQGKKRQHHSVVVVEPSSRRAHTVRLSHPQGADTRLHLAGGTLYFVSDNGSVGAFDPGTGRRLWSRTSSVDFPGPPLAAGSRLYIASPTGRLAALDRSSGEEIWARSGRRLPPGEFDHDPKGGGAPLTLVGDALYVPYGVRSVYSVDVRNP from the coding sequence ATGGCGCTACGGGAAACCGATCCACGACGGATCGGCGGCTGTCCGATCGAGGACCGACTGGGCTCCGGCGGAATGGGGGTCGTCTACCTCGCCCGCTCCGCCTCCGGCCGCCGCCTCGCGGTCAAGGTCGTCCATGGGCAGTACGCCGACGACCCCGAGTTCCGCGCCCGCTTCCGCCGCGAGGTGGCGGCCGCCCGGCAGGTCAGCGGCGCGTTCACGGCTCCCGTCGTGGACGCCGACGCCGACGCCGCGAGCCCCTGGATGGCCACGCTCTACATCCCCGGCGAGGACCTGGGCACCCACGTCCGCCGCGCGGGCCCGCTGCCCCCGGACCGCCTCCTGGAACTCGCCGCCGGGCTCACCGAGGCCCTGCGCGACATCCACCGCGTAGGCGTCGTCCACCGCGACCTCAAGCCGGCCAACGTCATGCTGGCCGAGGACGGCCCCCGCGTCATCGACTTCGGCGTCTCCCGCGCCGCCGAGGCCCTCGCGGGCGACGCCCTCACCCAGACCGGCCGCGTCATGGGCACCCCGCCGTACATGTCGCCGGAACAGCTCACGTCCCCCCGCGACGTGGGCCCCGCCTCCGACATCTTCTCCCTCGGCTCCGTCCTCACCTACGCGGCGACGGGGCGGGGACCTTTCGACGCGGTGTCGCCCTACGAGACGGCGACGGGGGTCGTCGAGTCGACCCCCGAACTCGACCGCGTCCCCGTCGAGTTGCGCCCCTTCGTCACCCAGTGCCTGGCCAAGCACCCGAAGGAACGCCCCACACCGGACGAGCTGTTGGCGTTGCTGCGGGGGGAGCCGGTTCCGCCCCGACCGCCGCAGACACCGGAAGCGGCCCTCGCGACCCGCCCCCGAAAGCGCCGAAGACTCCTGCTCGCGGCATCGGTGGGCGGTCTGTTGCTCGCGGTGCTCGGGGCCTGGACGGGCATCCGCCTGCTCGACGGGGATACGCCGTCCAGCGACCTTCCGCCCGGGTGGCAGTCCTGGCAGGCCAGGGTCAAGCTGGCGCCGGAGAGCACGGCCTCCGCGTCCTTCACGCGCTGCGTCGCCGCACGCGGAGGGCTGGTGTGCGCGGGTGACGACGTCCAGGCCGCGCGCTTCTCGCTGACCACCGGGAAGGTGGGGTGGAAGCAGCCCGTCAACGGCACGGAACCGGAAGGAATGTGGAGCGGCCTCGGCAACATCATCGGCACGTCGGCCGACCGCCGACAGGTGTACGTCTACCGGAGCCACGAGACCAAGAAGTCCGCGGACACCGTCGTCGCCCGGTACGAGATCCAGGCCCGCGACGTGCGCACCGGCAAGCTGCGGTGGAAGCACACCACCACGCACGGCGAGAGCGCCCTGGCCCCGGATCCGGCTCCTGACATCGGGGGCGCGGTGGCCACGAAGCACGGCATCCTCACGCTCACCGGTGCCGAGAACAGCGCCTACGCCCTCCTCGTCCCCGGCCGCGACAAGCCTGTCTGGCAGCGCAAGCTGCCCGCTGACCAGGGCTGCAACGTGCGCGCGGTCGGCGGGCGGGGCTATCTGGTCTGCGTGCCCCCGGGGCCGGACGGCGCCGCCGTCACGACCCGCGTCTCACTCGTCGATCCGCGCGACGGCAGGCCGCTGTGGACCGCCGAGGCCCGCGGCGAGCTGTACTTCGTCGGCCGGGCGGGCGACGGCCTCGTGTTCGTCCGCGAACCCCAGGGGAAGAAGCGGCAGCACCACTCCGTCGTCGTGGTCGAGCCGTCCTCCCGCCGTGCCCACACCGTGCGCCTGTCCCACCCCCAGGGCGCGGACACGCGCCTCCACCTCGCGGGCGGCACGCTCTACTTCGTCTCCGACAACGGCAGCGTCGGCGCCTTCGACCCGGGCACGGGCCGCAGGCTGTGGAGCCGCACGTCCTCCGTGGACTTCCCCGGCCCGCCCCTGGCCGCCGGCTCCCGCCTCTACATCGCCTCCCCGACCGGTCGGCTCGCGGCCCTGGACCGCTCCAGCGGCGAGGAGATCTGGGCCCGCTCCGGCCGCCGCCTGCCCCCGGGAGAGTTCGACCACGACCCCAAGGGGGGCGGGGCGCCCCTGACCCTCGTGGGCGACGCCCTCTACGTCCCCTACGGCGTCCGCTCCGTCTACAGCGTCGACGTACGAAACCCCTGA
- the tig gene encoding trigger factor, protein MKSAVETLNPTRVRLTVEVPFEELKDSLDAAYKKINQQVTVKGFRKGKIPARVIDQRFGRGAVLEEAVNDALPKFYTEAVNEAELNVLGQPEVDITELKDNETLNFTAEVDIRPAIEIPDYSGIEVEVDAVEISDEDVDKAVEELRERFASTSPVERAAEDGDVVTIDLEAKVEGKVLEDGVASGVSYTIGSGELLEGIDDAVKGLEAGAEATFTSELKGGSAAGKESEVTVKVTQVAKRELPELDDDFAQLASEFDTLDELKADSRKRLETARQFDQATQAQERVLEKLLELVEVPVPEKLLEDEIRTRKHNLEHHQLGQMGLDLAKYLEIQGKTEEEFDAETREQAVKGIKTQFVLDELVNKEKLNVNQEELTEHLMRRAQSSGMSPDQFAQAVVEGGQVPMLVGEVARGKALAVVVEAATVKDTNGEVVDLDDEDDAVEGEQADAAEADAAAESAKADAEKSEA, encoded by the coding sequence GTGAAGAGCGCCGTGGAGACCCTGAACCCGACCCGGGTTCGGCTCACTGTCGAGGTGCCCTTCGAGGAGCTCAAGGACAGCCTCGACGCGGCGTACAAGAAGATCAACCAGCAGGTCACGGTGAAGGGCTTCCGTAAGGGCAAGATCCCGGCCCGCGTCATCGACCAGCGGTTCGGCCGCGGTGCGGTGCTGGAGGAGGCCGTCAACGACGCCCTCCCGAAGTTCTACACCGAGGCGGTCAACGAGGCCGAGCTCAACGTCCTGGGCCAGCCCGAGGTGGACATCACCGAGCTGAAGGACAACGAGACCCTCAACTTCACCGCCGAGGTCGACATCCGTCCGGCCATCGAGATCCCGGACTACTCCGGCATCGAGGTCGAGGTCGACGCCGTCGAGATCTCCGACGAGGACGTCGACAAGGCCGTCGAGGAGCTGCGTGAGCGCTTCGCCTCCACGTCCCCGGTCGAGCGTGCCGCCGAGGACGGCGACGTTGTGACGATCGACCTGGAGGCCAAGGTCGAGGGCAAGGTCCTGGAGGACGGCGTCGCGTCCGGCGTCTCCTACACCATCGGCTCCGGCGAGCTGCTCGAAGGCATCGACGACGCCGTGAAGGGCCTGGAGGCCGGGGCTGAGGCCACCTTCACCTCCGAGCTCAAGGGCGGCTCGGCCGCCGGCAAGGAGTCCGAGGTCACCGTCAAGGTCACCCAGGTCGCCAAGCGTGAACTGCCGGAGCTGGACGACGACTTCGCGCAGCTGGCGTCGGAGTTCGACACCCTCGACGAGCTGAAGGCCGACAGCCGCAAGCGCCTGGAGACGGCCCGCCAGTTCGACCAGGCCACCCAGGCCCAGGAGCGCGTCCTGGAGAAGCTCCTCGAGCTGGTCGAGGTGCCCGTCCCCGAGAAGCTGCTCGAGGACGAGATCCGCACCCGCAAGCACAACCTGGAGCACCACCAGCTCGGTCAGATGGGCCTCGACCTCGCCAAGTACCTGGAGATCCAGGGCAAGACCGAGGAAGAGTTCGACGCCGAGACCCGTGAGCAGGCGGTCAAGGGCATCAAGACGCAGTTCGTCCTCGACGAGCTCGTCAACAAGGAGAAGCTGAACGTGAACCAGGAGGAGCTCACCGAGCACCTCATGCGTCGCGCGCAGTCCTCCGGCATGAGCCCCGACCAGTTCGCCCAGGCCGTCGTCGAGGGCGGCCAGGTGCCGATGCTCGTCGGCGAGGTCGCCCGCGGCAAGGCCCTCGCGGTCGTGGTCGAGGCCGCGACGGTCAAGGACACCAACGGCGAGGTCGTCGACCTCGACGACGAGGACGACGCCGTCGAGGGTGAGCAGGCGGACGCCGCCGAGGCCGACGCCGCCGCCGAGTCGGCCAAGGCCGACGCGGAGAAGTCGGAAGCCTGA
- a CDS encoding ATP-dependent Clp protease proteolytic subunit — MPYAAGEPSIGGGLGDHVYNRLLGERIVFLGQQVDDDIANKITAQMLLLAADPSKDIYLYINSPGGSVTAGMAIYDTMQYIPNDVVTIGMGMAASMGQFLLTGGTAGKRFALPHTDILMHQGSAGIGGTASDVKIQAEYLLRTKQRMAEITARHSGQTVETIIRDGDRDRWFTTEEAKEYGLIDEIISAASGVPGGGGTGA; from the coding sequence ATGCCTTACGCAGCCGGTGAGCCGTCCATCGGTGGTGGCCTCGGCGACCATGTGTACAACCGGCTGCTCGGCGAGCGCATCGTCTTCCTCGGCCAGCAGGTCGACGACGACATCGCGAACAAGATCACGGCGCAGATGCTCCTCCTCGCGGCCGACCCGTCGAAGGACATCTACCTCTACATCAACAGCCCCGGCGGCTCGGTGACCGCCGGCATGGCGATCTACGACACCATGCAGTACATCCCGAACGACGTGGTGACCATCGGCATGGGCATGGCCGCCTCCATGGGCCAGTTCCTGCTCACCGGCGGCACCGCGGGCAAGCGCTTCGCCCTGCCGCACACGGACATCCTGATGCACCAGGGCTCCGCCGGCATCGGCGGCACCGCCTCGGACGTCAAGATCCAGGCCGAGTACCTGCTGCGCACCAAGCAGCGCATGGCCGAGATCACCGCCCGCCACTCCGGCCAGACGGTCGAGACGATCATCCGCGACGGTGACCGCGACCGCTGGTTCACCACCGAGGAGGCCAAGGAGTACGGCCTCATCGACGAGATCATCAGCGCCGCTTCGGGTGTTCCGGGCGGCGGCGGCACGGGGGCCTGA